The following coding sequences lie in one Phragmites australis chromosome 8, lpPhrAust1.1, whole genome shotgun sequence genomic window:
- the LOC133926484 gene encoding uncharacterized protein LOC133926484 isoform X2, with translation MFMAFTCVKRITCDGAEPSSVVATSRSPRPNRMVSATAVAFLALCASFIAVQVPSFSDQPGTTNTPAQAAPSNGALQVMLPLATMETIFTAVAFIYGHQHHAAAAAGNWRLSEFIIFILCPLIGRLEFFLFVQQPVGGVDDAAHARALGMAAVHVLPAAATVTFFLGMALVFVHVCAGGGGAVAEDGPIQAVLGVLPKMVLGAAAALISLMAMVVYAKW, from the exons ATGTTCATGGCCTTCACATGTGTCAAACGCATAACTTG CGACGGCGCCGAGCCCTCCTCCGTCGTCGCCACCTCAAGATCCCCCCGACCGAACAGAATGGTGAGCGCAACCGCGGTCGCATTCCTCGCCCTCTGCGCGTCTTTCATCGCCGTCCAAGTTCCTTCCTTCTCCGACCAGCCGGGTACCACCAATACACCCGCTCAAGCTGCCCCGTCCAACGGCGCTCTCCAGGTCATGCTGCCGTTGGCTACGATGGAGACAATCTTCACAGCCGTGGCGTTCATCTACGGGCACCAAcaccatgccgccgccgccgccggcaacTGGCGCCTGTCGGagttcatcatcttcatcttatGCCCGTTGATTGGCCGCCTCGAGTTCTTCTTGTTTGTCCAGCAGCCTGTGGGTGGCGTGGACGACGCGGCGCACGCTCGCGCGCTCGGTATGGCTGCGGTCCATGtgctgcctgctgctgcgacGGTGACCTTCTTTCTGGGCATGGCGCTCGTCTTTGTGCACGTctgcgccggcggcggaggtgcCGTCGCAGAGGACGGACCAATCCAGGCAGTCTTGGGGGTCCTCCCCAAGATGGTGCTCGGAGCGGCAGCAGCACTCATCAGCCTGATGGCCATGGTCGTCTACGCAAA
- the LOC133926484 gene encoding uncharacterized protein LOC133926484 isoform X1, translated as MGCISSMVASACIGHQPGRDRSVDTDSHDGAEPSSVVATSRSPRPNRMVSATAVAFLALCASFIAVQVPSFSDQPGTTNTPAQAAPSNGALQVMLPLATMETIFTAVAFIYGHQHHAAAAAGNWRLSEFIIFILCPLIGRLEFFLFVQQPVGGVDDAAHARALGMAAVHVLPAAATVTFFLGMALVFVHVCAGGGGAVAEDGPIQAVLGVLPKMVLGAAAALISLMAMVVYAKW; from the exons ATGGGATGCATTTCAAGCATGGTTGCGTCCGCATGCATCGGTCACCAGCCCGGCCGTGACCGCTCAGTGGACACAGATTCCCA CGACGGCGCCGAGCCCTCCTCCGTCGTCGCCACCTCAAGATCCCCCCGACCGAACAGAATGGTGAGCGCAACCGCGGTCGCATTCCTCGCCCTCTGCGCGTCTTTCATCGCCGTCCAAGTTCCTTCCTTCTCCGACCAGCCGGGTACCACCAATACACCCGCTCAAGCTGCCCCGTCCAACGGCGCTCTCCAGGTCATGCTGCCGTTGGCTACGATGGAGACAATCTTCACAGCCGTGGCGTTCATCTACGGGCACCAAcaccatgccgccgccgccgccggcaacTGGCGCCTGTCGGagttcatcatcttcatcttatGCCCGTTGATTGGCCGCCTCGAGTTCTTCTTGTTTGTCCAGCAGCCTGTGGGTGGCGTGGACGACGCGGCGCACGCTCGCGCGCTCGGTATGGCTGCGGTCCATGtgctgcctgctgctgcgacGGTGACCTTCTTTCTGGGCATGGCGCTCGTCTTTGTGCACGTctgcgccggcggcggaggtgcCGTCGCAGAGGACGGACCAATCCAGGCAGTCTTGGGGGTCCTCCCCAAGATGGTGCTCGGAGCGGCAGCAGCACTCATCAGCCTGATGGCCATGGTCGTCTACGCAAA
- the LOC133926484 gene encoding uncharacterized protein LOC133926484 isoform X3 → MVSATAVAFLALCASFIAVQVPSFSDQPGTTNTPAQAAPSNGALQVMLPLATMETIFTAVAFIYGHQHHAAAAAGNWRLSEFIIFILCPLIGRLEFFLFVQQPVGGVDDAAHARALGMAAVHVLPAAATVTFFLGMALVFVHVCAGGGGAVAEDGPIQAVLGVLPKMVLGAAAALISLMAMVVYAKW, encoded by the coding sequence ATGGTGAGCGCAACCGCGGTCGCATTCCTCGCCCTCTGCGCGTCTTTCATCGCCGTCCAAGTTCCTTCCTTCTCCGACCAGCCGGGTACCACCAATACACCCGCTCAAGCTGCCCCGTCCAACGGCGCTCTCCAGGTCATGCTGCCGTTGGCTACGATGGAGACAATCTTCACAGCCGTGGCGTTCATCTACGGGCACCAAcaccatgccgccgccgccgccggcaacTGGCGCCTGTCGGagttcatcatcttcatcttatGCCCGTTGATTGGCCGCCTCGAGTTCTTCTTGTTTGTCCAGCAGCCTGTGGGTGGCGTGGACGACGCGGCGCACGCTCGCGCGCTCGGTATGGCTGCGGTCCATGtgctgcctgctgctgcgacGGTGACCTTCTTTCTGGGCATGGCGCTCGTCTTTGTGCACGTctgcgccggcggcggaggtgcCGTCGCAGAGGACGGACCAATCCAGGCAGTCTTGGGGGTCCTCCCCAAGATGGTGCTCGGAGCGGCAGCAGCACTCATCAGCCTGATGGCCATGGTCGTCTACGCAAA